The Tenacibaculum sp. MAR_2010_89 genome has a window encoding:
- a CDS encoding alpha-2-macroglobulin: MKKTILLSLMIFLFSTTIKAQQNYQSLWDKVHKFEIDNLPKSASKIVDEIYEKAKKNNNSPQLVKTLFYKSKFSLILEEDAQLKIIDQFKKHIITTEFPTKNVLENILANLYWQFFNQNRWKFYNRTQTQNKVDSTDFRTWDLNTLFNEIHKYYKASLADKNQLQKINIQSFSDILRITKDTKKYHPTLFDFLAQNSLDFYKTTETNITKPSYQFKLNNPNLLSDFNSFISINLTTKDTTSLQFNALKIYQDLLQFHLQNKNLEALVTTDLQRLAFVKQHGIFKNKENLYLQALEASKNRYKTDEISGLYSFEIAKVYTELANTYQPNKVENKHRFKNKEALAICNKIILQFPESDGAKKCEGLKQQILTKTLSIITEKNIPINHFSKVLVTYKNSAELYFSIYKITAAQILELEKIYNEKKQIEFIKKLDKTTSWYSELKDEQDYQQHSTEVSIPKLSGGNHLILATTKKELSNKTTVAFSYVQATNIAFINNNEQSNNYQVVNRNTGKPIANAKVHFTNTTRNHYDKKLDNHFVTNENGEFTFIPNKQYYPNVNANITYKDENVNFGKFYINPRYKNNNSTSRVHTETFLFTDRSIYRPGQTVHFKGIAMETFKKKASVKINETVAITLKDVNHQVLKEIELQTNEFGSFSSKFVLPNQGLTGQFLIETSIGRYKNYTYFSVEEYKRPKFETVFKPISSTIKINDSITVNGFAKAFSGVNITDAKVIYRVHRKVQYPRWWYWYRPYFTSQPQEITQGEGITDSSGNFSIQFKALPDESIAKKDLPIFIYEVSADVTDINGETRSATTEVKVGYHALVADIESPENLDKTKNSHLLKISTKNLNDEFVASTGTLKIYKLQAPNRILRKRPWTTPDYQTIPKKEFENKFPNDAYTNEDNSINWKKGTLVFNTKFNTENQKEIALNSIRNWESGKYVIILDTQDKFGQKVTAKEFVSVFSKLDKLPADTKLVQVTTNKASYNVGDKAEITISSNSKDITLMLFIEKQHKTVERKYIHLTKNHTKISIPVTKDDIGGFGVKWYFVNYNAFEKGNLLVSVPYPKTDLEISTKTFRDKLQPGQKQTWSFTIKGTKKDVVAAELLAGMYDASLDAFKPHKWNFSPIKKPIYSIYNNSEATISFGNNYFRVQNLNDNTNRYYNNYQRRNVQYNWFGFSFINDNWVNTQYLKRLTFQRTKFDGTISGVVQDESGPLPGVTVLIKGTTYGTETDFDGNFSLNANKGDVLVYSFVGMKTVEKTVGDFSNIIILMENDNVLDEVVTTAYGISAPRRKMSRMAGGVPGVSANLAEVEESAALDAVPPSLKKESKTTKTSLKGIQIRKNLQETAFFYPHLTTDKNGNISFNFTAPEALTKWKLQLLAHTKELHAATKTLETVTQKELMVTPNAPRFLRHGDKITLSSKISNLTSKNVTGIAQLILTNPVTGKEIDLLNNTTKTQSFSVDENGNTTVSWNLTIPETIDAVQYKVFAKAGDFSDGEQNALPVLSNRMLVTETLPMWVRSNQSKTFTLDKLINNTSSTLKNHKLTVEVTSNPAWYAVQALPYLMEYPHECSEQTFARYYANTLASHIANSNPRIQEVFNQWKSSGALVSNLEKNQELKSLIIQETPWLRDAQSETEQKKRIALLFDLNKLSNEEQLSINKLKNMQLPNGGFPWFKGSMYPNRYITQHIASGFGHLKKLGVTSFNKDVNTILHKAIKFLDLEITDDYKKLLREADKIKQKSGAEKAEKFLAKQHIGYFELQYLYMRSFYSDIPVIDKASQAIEYYKNQSATYWNEFNLYSKGLIALIQHRNGDKKIASKVLNSLKENSITSEELGMYWKNNKPSWYWYQAPIETQALLIEAFAEVENDTKTVDNLKIWLLKNKQVSQWKTTKATTEAVYALLLQGSDWISVTDLVDLKIGDKKIDPTKIPSVKVEAGTGYFKTSWNGNEITPNMGEVSISTKGKSIAWGGLYWQYFEDLDKITSAKTPLQLKKKLFKKVNSDTGKKLIEVTDNSMLKVGDLLTVRIELRSDRNMEFIHMKDMRASGVEPINVLSKYKWQDGLGYYESTKDASTNFFFDRLPKGVYVFEYDVRINNAGDFSNGITTIQNMYAPEFSSHSKGIRIRVE; the protein is encoded by the coding sequence ATGAAAAAAACAATCCTTCTTTCACTAATGATATTTCTATTTTCTACAACAATTAAAGCTCAGCAAAACTATCAAAGTTTATGGGATAAGGTTCATAAATTTGAAATTGATAATCTTCCAAAATCTGCTTCAAAAATTGTTGATGAAATTTATGAAAAGGCAAAGAAAAATAATAATTCACCTCAACTAGTAAAAACACTTTTTTATAAAAGTAAATTTTCTTTAATACTAGAAGAAGATGCTCAATTAAAAATTATTGATCAATTTAAAAAACACATAATAACTACTGAATTCCCAACGAAAAATGTATTAGAAAATATATTAGCAAATTTATACTGGCAATTTTTTAATCAAAATAGATGGAAGTTTTATAACAGAACACAAACTCAAAATAAAGTTGATTCAACTGATTTTAGAACATGGGATTTAAATACATTATTTAACGAAATACATAAATATTATAAAGCTTCATTAGCTGACAAAAACCAACTTCAAAAAATTAACATTCAGAGTTTTTCTGATATTTTACGTATTACTAAAGACACAAAAAAATACCATCCAACTTTATTCGACTTCTTGGCACAAAACTCTTTAGATTTTTATAAAACTACTGAAACAAATATTACAAAACCTTCTTATCAATTTAAGCTAAACAATCCTAATTTATTAAGTGATTTTAATAGCTTTATTTCAATTAACCTAACAACTAAAGACACGACATCCTTACAGTTTAATGCCTTAAAAATATATCAAGATTTACTTCAATTTCATTTACAAAATAAAAATTTAGAAGCCTTAGTAACTACAGATTTACAACGTTTAGCTTTTGTAAAGCAACATGGTATTTTTAAAAACAAAGAAAATTTATATTTACAGGCTTTAGAAGCTTCAAAAAATCGTTACAAAACAGATGAAATTTCGGGATTATATTCGTTTGAAATTGCAAAAGTTTATACAGAATTAGCAAACACCTACCAACCAAACAAGGTTGAAAATAAACATCGTTTTAAAAACAAAGAAGCGTTGGCTATTTGTAATAAAATAATACTTCAATTTCCTGAAAGTGATGGCGCAAAAAAATGTGAAGGATTAAAACAACAAATTCTTACTAAAACATTAAGTATTATTACTGAAAAAAACATTCCAATAAATCATTTTTCAAAAGTATTAGTTACTTATAAAAATAGTGCTGAATTATATTTTTCTATTTATAAAATTACTGCCGCTCAAATTTTGGAACTGGAAAAAATTTATAATGAAAAAAAACAAATTGAATTTATCAAAAAACTTGATAAAACAACTTCTTGGTACTCGGAGTTAAAAGATGAACAAGACTATCAACAACACTCTACTGAAGTTAGTATTCCAAAACTTTCTGGTGGAAATCATTTAATTCTTGCTACTACTAAAAAAGAATTATCTAATAAAACTACAGTAGCTTTTTCTTATGTACAAGCAACAAACATTGCTTTTATAAACAATAACGAACAAAGTAACAATTATCAAGTTGTTAATAGAAACACTGGAAAACCAATAGCAAATGCCAAAGTTCATTTTACTAATACTACAAGAAATCACTACGACAAAAAACTAGATAACCATTTTGTAACAAACGAAAATGGAGAGTTTACCTTTATTCCAAATAAACAATATTACCCTAATGTAAATGCCAATATTACCTATAAAGATGAAAATGTAAATTTTGGTAAATTTTATATAAATCCGAGATATAAAAATAATAATTCAACATCTAGAGTTCATACAGAAACATTCCTTTTTACTGATAGAAGTATATACAGACCAGGGCAAACAGTTCACTTTAAAGGTATTGCTATGGAAACTTTTAAAAAGAAAGCTTCCGTAAAAATTAATGAAACAGTTGCAATTACTCTTAAAGACGTAAACCATCAAGTATTAAAAGAAATTGAACTACAAACCAATGAATTTGGATCTTTTTCATCAAAATTTGTGTTACCTAACCAAGGTTTAACCGGTCAATTTCTTATTGAAACATCTATTGGTCGTTATAAAAACTACACGTATTTTTCTGTAGAAGAATACAAACGTCCAAAATTTGAAACTGTCTTTAAACCTATTTCTAGCACTATTAAAATAAACGATTCTATAACTGTAAACGGATTTGCTAAAGCTTTTTCCGGAGTTAATATTACAGATGCTAAAGTTATATATCGCGTTCATAGAAAAGTACAATATCCTAGGTGGTGGTATTGGTATAGACCATATTTCACTTCACAACCTCAAGAAATTACTCAAGGTGAAGGCATCACAGATTCATCTGGTAATTTTTCTATACAGTTCAAAGCGCTGCCTGATGAAAGTATTGCTAAAAAAGATTTACCTATTTTTATTTACGAAGTTTCTGCTGATGTAACTGATATTAACGGTGAAACTCGAAGTGCAACTACTGAAGTAAAAGTTGGTTATCATGCCTTAGTAGCTGATATTGAAAGCCCTGAAAACCTAGATAAAACAAAGAACAGTCACTTACTAAAAATTAGCACTAAAAATTTAAATGACGAATTTGTAGCTAGCACAGGAACCTTAAAAATTTATAAACTACAAGCTCCTAATCGTATTTTACGCAAACGTCCTTGGACAACTCCTGATTACCAAACGATACCTAAAAAAGAGTTTGAAAATAAGTTTCCAAATGATGCTTACACAAATGAAGATAATTCTATTAATTGGAAAAAAGGAACTCTTGTTTTTAATACAAAGTTTAATACCGAAAATCAAAAAGAAATAGCTTTAAACAGTATACGAAACTGGGAATCTGGCAAATATGTAATTATTTTAGATACCCAAGATAAATTTGGACAAAAGGTAACTGCTAAAGAGTTTGTTTCTGTTTTCTCTAAATTAGACAAACTACCTGCCGATACTAAATTAGTGCAAGTAACAACGAATAAGGCTTCATACAATGTAGGAGATAAAGCTGAAATAACGATAAGCTCTAATTCAAAAGATATCACATTAATGCTCTTTATAGAAAAACAACATAAAACAGTAGAAAGAAAATATATTCATTTAACTAAAAATCATACTAAAATATCTATTCCAGTAACTAAAGATGATATAGGTGGATTTGGGGTAAAATGGTATTTTGTTAATTATAATGCTTTTGAAAAAGGAAATTTGTTAGTTAGTGTTCCTTATCCTAAAACTGATTTAGAAATTAGTACAAAAACATTTAGAGACAAACTACAACCTGGACAAAAACAAACATGGAGTTTCACCATCAAAGGGACTAAAAAAGATGTAGTAGCTGCTGAACTTTTAGCAGGAATGTATGACGCTTCTTTAGATGCTTTTAAACCACACAAATGGAACTTCTCTCCTATTAAAAAACCAATATATTCTATATACAACAACTCTGAAGCAACTATAAGTTTTGGTAACAATTATTTTAGAGTTCAGAATTTAAACGACAATACGAATAGGTATTACAACAACTACCAAAGAAGAAATGTTCAATACAATTGGTTTGGTTTTAGTTTTATTAATGATAACTGGGTTAACACTCAATATTTAAAAAGACTAACTTTTCAAAGAACCAAATTTGATGGAACTATATCTGGTGTAGTTCAGGATGAAAGTGGTCCGCTTCCTGGCGTAACTGTATTAATAAAAGGAACCACATATGGAACAGAAACAGATTTTGATGGTAATTTTTCTTTAAATGCTAATAAAGGAGATGTACTTGTTTATAGTTTTGTAGGTATGAAAACGGTTGAAAAAACTGTAGGTGATTTTTCTAATATTATTATTTTAATGGAAAATGATAATGTCTTAGATGAAGTTGTTACTACCGCCTATGGAATTTCTGCTCCAAGAAGAAAAATGAGTAGAATGGCTGGAGGCGTTCCTGGAGTTAGTGCAAATCTTGCAGAAGTTGAAGAAAGTGCGGCTTTAGATGCTGTTCCACCTTCTCTTAAGAAAGAGTCTAAAACCACAAAAACCTCTTTAAAAGGGATTCAAATACGTAAAAACTTACAAGAAACAGCATTTTTCTATCCACATTTAACAACAGATAAAAACGGAAATATTTCTTTTAATTTTACAGCACCTGAAGCATTAACTAAATGGAAGTTACAATTATTAGCTCATACCAAAGAATTACATGCTGCTACTAAAACATTAGAAACTGTTACTCAAAAAGAGCTGATGGTTACACCAAATGCTCCTCGTTTTTTACGCCATGGAGATAAAATAACATTAAGCTCGAAAATCTCAAATCTTACTAGTAAAAACGTAACAGGAATTGCACAACTTATACTAACCAACCCTGTAACTGGAAAAGAAATTGATTTATTAAATAATACTACAAAAACTCAATCTTTTTCGGTTGATGAAAACGGGAACACCACTGTTTCTTGGAATTTAACCATTCCTGAAACTATTGATGCTGTTCAATATAAAGTTTTTGCAAAAGCAGGTGATTTTTCTGATGGAGAACAAAATGCTTTACCTGTATTATCAAATAGAATGTTAGTTACTGAAACCCTACCTATGTGGGTACGAAGTAATCAATCAAAAACATTTACCCTCGATAAACTTATAAATAATACCTCATCAACTTTAAAAAACCATAAATTAACGGTAGAAGTTACCTCTAACCCTGCTTGGTATGCTGTACAAGCTTTACCATACTTAATGGAATACCCTCATGAATGTAGTGAACAAACTTTTGCTCGTTATTATGCTAATACACTTGCTAGTCATATCGCAAACTCAAATCCAAGAATACAAGAAGTTTTTAATCAATGGAAATCATCAGGAGCTTTAGTTAGTAACTTAGAGAAAAATCAAGAGTTAAAATCATTAATAATTCAGGAAACTCCTTGGTTACGTGATGCACAATCAGAAACCGAACAAAAAAAGAGAATTGCGCTTTTATTTGACTTAAATAAATTGAGTAATGAAGAACAATTATCCATAAACAAGTTGAAGAATATGCAACTACCTAATGGAGGTTTTCCTTGGTTTAAAGGTAGTATGTATCCAAACAGATATATTACACAACATATTGCTAGTGGTTTTGGTCATTTAAAAAAATTAGGCGTTACAAGTTTCAATAAAGATGTAAATACCATACTTCATAAAGCCATTAAATTTTTAGATCTTGAAATTACTGATGATTATAAAAAATTACTTAGAGAAGCAGACAAAATAAAACAAAAAAGTGGCGCTGAAAAAGCAGAAAAATTTCTAGCAAAGCAACATATAGGTTATTTTGAATTACAGTATTTATACATGCGTAGTTTTTATTCTGATATACCAGTTATTGATAAAGCTAGTCAAGCAATTGAATATTATAAAAATCAATCTGCCACTTACTGGAATGAATTCAATTTATATAGTAAAGGATTAATTGCTTTAATTCAACATAGAAATGGAGACAAAAAGATTGCCTCTAAAGTTTTAAATTCATTAAAAGAAAATAGTATCACCTCAGAAGAACTAGGTATGTATTGGAAAAACAACAAGCCTAGCTGGTATTGGTACCAAGCTCCTATTGAAACACAAGCTTTATTAATTGAAGCTTTTGCTGAAGTTGAAAACGATACAAAAACAGTAGATAACTTAAAAATATGGTTGTTAAAAAACAAGCAAGTTAGCCAATGGAAAACAACTAAAGCAACTACTGAAGCTGTTTATGCACTATTATTACAAGGTAGTGATTGGATTTCTGTAACCGATTTAGTAGATCTTAAAATTGGTGATAAAAAAATTGACCCAACCAAAATTCCATCTGTAAAAGTTGAAGCTGGTACTGGGTACTTTAAAACCTCTTGGAACGGCAATGAAATTACTCCTAATATGGGAGAAGTTTCTATTAGCACAAAAGGAAAATCAATTGCTTGGGGTGGTTTGTATTGGCAATATTTTGAAGATTTAGATAAAATAACCTCTGCAAAAACACCTTTACAATTAAAGAAAAAACTATTTAAGAAGGTAAATTCTGATACTGGTAAAAAGTTAATTGAAGTTACTGACAATTCAATGTTAAAAGTAGGAGATTTACTAACGGTACGCATAGAATTACGTTCAGATAGAAATATGGAGTTCATTCATATGAAAGATATGAGAGCTAGTGGCGTAGAACCAATAAACGTTCTTTCTAAATACAAATGGCAAGATGGCTTAGGTTATTATGAAAGTACAAAAGACGCTTCAACAAATTTCTTTTTTGATCGTTTACCCAAAGGCGTATATGTGTTTGAATATGATGTAAGAATTAATAATGCAGGAGATTTTAGTAATGGAATTACAACCATACAAAATATGTACGCTCCTGAATTTAGCAGTCATTCTAAAGGAATACGAATTCGTGTAGAATAA
- a CDS encoding LytTR family DNA-binding domain-containing protein: MIPLNTVIVEDSRLARNELKELIKQHKEIKIIGEAENVDEGFELINNTKPDLLFLDINMPEKNGFELLEMLDEVPITIFTTAFDEYAIKSFEYNAFDYLLKPINEKRFSKTIQKVIEQINSNPIIEEKDKNTFNLDKQIFIKDGEKCWLVKIKDIVFFEIVGNYTRVFFESNKALVYKSLIQIEEKLPETVFFRANRQQIININHVKKVVSWFNGKLKIEMLSGEEIEISRRQSYIFKEQLSF; this comes from the coding sequence ATGATACCATTAAATACAGTTATTGTAGAAGATTCACGTTTAGCCAGAAATGAATTAAAAGAACTGATTAAACAACATAAAGAAATAAAAATTATAGGGGAAGCTGAAAATGTAGATGAAGGTTTTGAGTTAATAAATAATACGAAGCCTGATTTATTATTCTTGGATATCAATATGCCTGAAAAAAATGGGTTTGAGCTTTTAGAAATGTTAGATGAGGTTCCTATAACTATTTTTACAACTGCTTTTGATGAATATGCTATAAAATCGTTCGAGTATAATGCCTTTGATTATTTGTTAAAACCAATAAATGAAAAACGTTTTTCTAAAACAATACAGAAGGTTATTGAGCAAATAAATAGCAATCCAATTATTGAAGAGAAGGATAAGAATACATTTAATTTAGATAAGCAGATTTTTATAAAAGATGGTGAAAAATGTTGGCTCGTGAAAATTAAAGATATTGTATTCTTTGAAATAGTAGGCAATTATACCCGCGTGTTTTTTGAAAGTAATAAAGCGCTAGTTTATAAATCACTTATTCAAATAGAAGAAAAATTACCAGAAACTGTTTTTTTTAGAGCCAATAGACAACAAATTATAAATATTAATCATGTAAAGAAGGTTGTATCGTGGTTTAATGGTAAATTAAAAATAGAAATGCTTTCAGGAGAAGAGATTGAAATATCAAGAAGGCAATCTTATATTTTTAAAGAACAGCTAAGTTTTTAA
- a CDS encoding sensor histidine kinase, which produces MNYFFSKRAVPNYMVWLLTLLPDYVMKIIDLEKNKELVNYLLLESFTWFFVGIILTAGIQIGLEKFTKNKSVKDKVVYLIPFMIIASVLFNFIFWPIVDALFEYFMHKVSYHGKFATRIFNWLNWIIWFVCYTAFNLYHEVKETKLKNAELDATLKESQLNTLKGQINPHFMFNSLNNIRGLMLEDVNKARNMLTSLSETLRYSLTQNNIDAIALEDELEMVEKYVDISKVQFENRLQFELIVDESSLSIQIPPMLIQMLVENAIKHGISNIKHGGKISVIAKVVNNLLLIKVINSGTLQSNKRGTQVGIQNIKKRLDLLYDKKATFSLHQEEKNVVATIQIPL; this is translated from the coding sequence ATGAATTATTTTTTTTCAAAAAGAGCAGTACCTAATTATATGGTTTGGCTACTAACATTGTTGCCAGATTATGTAATGAAAATTATTGATTTAGAGAAAAATAAGGAACTGGTTAACTATCTTCTTCTTGAAAGTTTTACCTGGTTTTTTGTAGGAATTATATTAACGGCGGGTATTCAAATTGGTTTAGAGAAATTTACGAAGAATAAATCGGTAAAAGATAAGGTAGTATACTTAATACCATTTATGATTATTGCATCGGTACTATTCAATTTTATATTTTGGCCAATAGTTGATGCTTTGTTTGAATATTTTATGCATAAAGTGAGCTATCATGGTAAGTTTGCAACTCGTATTTTTAATTGGCTTAACTGGATTATTTGGTTTGTGTGTTATACCGCATTTAATTTATATCATGAGGTAAAGGAAACTAAATTAAAGAATGCTGAATTAGATGCTACATTAAAAGAATCACAATTAAATACGTTAAAAGGACAAATCAACCCTCATTTTATGTTTAATAGTTTAAACAATATAAGAGGGTTAATGTTGGAAGATGTAAATAAAGCAAGAAATATGCTTACATCTTTGTCTGAAACGCTTAGGTATTCTCTTACACAAAACAATATAGATGCAATAGCTTTAGAGGATGAACTTGAAATGGTTGAAAAATATGTAGATATTTCAAAAGTACAATTTGAAAACAGATTACAATTTGAATTAATTGTTGATGAATCTTCATTGAGTATTCAAATTCCACCAATGCTCATTCAAATGTTAGTAGAAAATGCCATAAAACATGGAATTTCTAATATAAAACATGGAGGAAAAATATCAGTTATTGCAAAAGTGGTAAATAATTTATTATTGATAAAAGTTATAAATTCAGGAACTTTACAAAGTAATAAAAGAGGTACACAGGTAGGTATTCAAAATATAAAAAAGCGATTAGATTTATTGTACGATAAAAAAGCTACTTTTAGCTTACACCAAGAAGAAAAAAATGTAGTTGCAACTATTCAAATTCCATTATAA
- a CDS encoding outer membrane beta-barrel protein: MRKLFLFIGFLTITALAANAQQISENAIGIRFGDNNGFGGEISYQRKLSNTNRLEVDLGIRGNKNYSAFKATGLYEWVWQLEDRFNWYAGVGGGFGSWKTKSQTINGVTVNSSSSTSLFGAGVIGVEYSFDIPLMVSLDFRPEFGFSDAYDGFNSDFGLSVRYQF, from the coding sequence ATGAGAAAATTATTTTTATTTATTGGTTTTTTAACAATTACTGCTTTAGCTGCCAATGCACAACAAATTTCTGAAAATGCAATTGGTATTCGTTTTGGAGATAACAACGGATTTGGTGGTGAGATATCATACCAACGTAAATTAAGTAATACAAATCGTTTAGAGGTTGACTTAGGTATTAGAGGAAATAAAAACTATAGTGCTTTTAAAGCTACTGGTTTATACGAATGGGTATGGCAATTAGAAGATCGTTTTAATTGGTATGCTGGTGTTGGTGGTGGTTTTGGAAGTTGGAAAACAAAGTCGCAAACTATTAATGGCGTAACAGTTAATAGTAGTTCTAGTACTTCTTTATTTGGTGCTGGAGTTATTGGTGTTGAATATAGCTTTGATATTCCTTTAATGGTTTCTTTAGATTTTAGACCAGAGTTTGGTTTTAGTGATGCCTATGATGGTTTTAACTCTGATTTTGGATTAAGTGTTCGTTATCAGTTTTAA
- a CDS encoding DUF6119 family protein, translating to MNSNTLRNNKFELKIFKIDKNFHELKDLSNAEIIIHITDNYIKKLRHKFKDLDIAIVNPKLSHEFDKSFKFWSYSFNQPKEKFYWKLFLPDNLTENHDFKIVEFSYVLFIQYENEIYCIISGSGISVIKKYLHSTFGIEIYERISSQTEDNVIELNTRSIANNISNKKQTFNLNQTISETLDYSDIPTKIKLKVRKSLKENEFHKFKLDNTLTILEVGSYFLLRKKIDFEELKEMIIHIHNIHKDYAPKQLTLFTKIHDSNLIKDLDNSLLERIIDDVQSNNEPKKVQNEIIEIVHPNKLEKFYECDNFLIRKKHSQGKSDITTDNRNDLYYKATMHIFDNLKNINNRYDIKGEVFKLNIRGLINQKEVTYGNLYSHIIAEIELNNHKYFRIDSKWYLLEDKFLNKMNEEAKTYYSKYELKTNLLNHWYEKDDEDSYNKSHYSKGYYVLDKVIKDNVELCDLLVFKNDRIYFIHVKNGFDTKMRDLYIQVILSAKRLSNDLKNFNGSSYLKKTLKLYNERNPDNQIDIAETLDNIKLKKITISFVMAFKNNAYKNKGLTSVERIDKSNSNIAKYSIVQVVKEMNQYDFEIYLKDISEIQQ from the coding sequence ATGAATTCAAATACACTTCGAAACAACAAATTTGAATTAAAAATTTTTAAAATTGATAAGAATTTTCACGAATTAAAAGACCTGTCAAATGCTGAAATTATAATTCACATTACCGATAACTATATAAAAAAATTAAGACACAAATTTAAAGATTTAGACATCGCAATTGTAAACCCTAAATTGAGTCATGAATTCGATAAGAGTTTTAAATTTTGGTCTTACTCTTTTAATCAACCTAAAGAAAAATTTTATTGGAAATTATTTTTGCCTGATAATTTAACTGAAAATCATGATTTTAAAATTGTTGAGTTTTCTTATGTACTATTTATCCAGTATGAAAATGAAATATATTGTATTATCAGTGGAAGTGGAATAAGTGTTATAAAAAAATATTTACATTCAACATTTGGAATTGAAATATATGAACGTATCTCTAGTCAGACAGAGGACAATGTAATTGAACTCAATACTAGAAGTATCGCAAACAATATTTCAAACAAGAAACAAACATTCAATTTAAATCAAACAATATCTGAAACTTTAGATTATTCAGATATTCCAACCAAAATAAAATTAAAGGTTAGAAAAAGTTTAAAAGAAAATGAGTTTCATAAATTCAAGTTGGATAATACTCTTACAATATTGGAAGTAGGTTCGTATTTTCTATTGAGAAAAAAAATTGATTTTGAAGAATTAAAAGAAATGATAATTCATATTCATAACATACATAAAGATTATGCTCCAAAACAATTAACACTTTTCACTAAAATACACGATAGTAATTTAATAAAAGATCTGGATAATTCATTACTTGAAAGAATAATTGATGATGTTCAATCTAATAACGAGCCTAAAAAAGTGCAAAATGAAATAATTGAAATTGTTCATCCTAATAAATTAGAAAAATTTTATGAATGTGATAATTTCCTTATTAGAAAAAAACATTCTCAAGGTAAGTCAGATATTACTACAGATAATAGAAATGACTTATACTACAAAGCAACAATGCATATTTTCGATAATTTAAAAAATATAAACAATCGGTATGATATAAAAGGTGAAGTTTTCAAATTAAATATAAGAGGTTTAATCAATCAAAAAGAAGTCACTTATGGAAATTTATACTCTCATATAATAGCTGAAATAGAATTAAATAATCATAAATATTTCAGAATAGATAGTAAGTGGTATTTACTTGAAGATAAGTTCTTAAATAAAATGAATGAAGAAGCTAAAACATACTATTCAAAATATGAATTAAAAACTAATTTATTAAATCATTGGTATGAAAAAGACGACGAGGACTCTTATAATAAAAGTCATTACTCAAAAGGATACTATGTCCTCGATAAAGTAATTAAAGACAATGTTGAATTATGTGATTTATTAGTATTTAAAAATGATAGAATCTATTTTATCCATGTAAAAAATGGATTTGATACAAAAATGAGAGATTTATACATTCAAGTAATTTTATCTGCAAAAAGATTATCAAATGATCTCAAAAATTTTAATGGTAGTTCTTATTTAAAAAAAACATTGAAACTTTACAATGAACGAAATCCAGATAATCAAATTGATATAGCTGAAACTCTTGATAATATAAAATTAAAAAAAATAACAATTTCATTTGTTATGGCTTTTAAAAACAATGCATATAAAAACAAAGGACTAACTAGTGTAGAACGAATAGATAAATCTAATTCTAATATTGCTAAATATTCTATTGTACAAGTTGTCAAGGAAATGAATCAGTACGATTTTGAAATTTATTTAAAAGACATTTCAGAAATACAACAGTAG